The following coding sequences are from one Canis lupus baileyi chromosome 19, mCanLup2.hap1, whole genome shotgun sequence window:
- the CCDC159 gene encoding coiled-coil domain-containing protein 159 isoform X7 codes for MRWCPHGIKFQRHSWGLASRSLRGEHEQVDPDYSLPCCCSSPLPSNVCLPAHRKGDKYWGSSSDKTLDYTIHWSRTPEPEILGPAPENTVPGIDWRLERDLEPQLSGSPIIQNPDSQEQCNDQDLLKRHQNIAKKPLETNSSKTKVKSTMMIPDSQKLLRCELESLKSQLQAQTKAFEFLNHSVTMLEKESCLQQIKIQQLEEVLSPMSRLTEKEGHKWGLEQGQQELYGALAQGLQGLQKTLRDSEEVQRARTTRCLQLLAQEIRDRLHYPLSKKFLWEELELVREEVTFIYQKLQAQEEEITENLMNIQKMQKTQVKCRKVLTKMKQQGYETSNWPETEEMPPGGSGSWRDDLQKELSDIWLQGAPKLVSSAPLVGLRLRLRPGPIPTTVQQEPLLPTCLSSGDCSP; via the exons ATGCGATGGTGTCCCCACGGGATCAAATTTCAGCGTCACAGCTGGGGACTGGCATCGCGGTCCCTGaggggagagcatgagcaggtg gaccctgactaCTCTCTGCCCTGCTGCTGCTCATCTCCCTTGCCCTCCAACGTGTGTTTGCCTGCTCACAGGAAGGGTGACAAGTACTGGG GCTCTTCCTCAGACAAGACCTTGGATTATACGATTCACTGGTCCAGGACCCCAGAGCCAGAGATCTTGGGGCCAGCTCCTGAGAACACAGTGCCGGGTATAGACTGGAGGCTAGAGAGAGACTTGGAGCCTCAGTTGTCTGGGTCTCCCATCATCCAAAACCCAGACTCACAGGAACAGTGTAATGACCAGGACCTTCTGAAGAGGCATCAAAACATCGCTAAG AAGCCCTTGGAGACCAACTCTTCCAAAACCAAAG TTAAGTCCACCATGATGATTCCTGACTCCCAGAAGCTCCTGCGATGCGAACTGGAGTCACTTAAGAGCCAGCTACAGGCCCAGACCAAG GCTTTTGAGTTCCTAAACCACTCAGTGACCATGTTGGAGAAGGAGAGTTGCCTGCAGCAAATCAAGATCCAACAGCTTGAAG AGGTGCTGAGCCCTATGAGCCGCCTCACAGAGAAGGAGGGACACAAGTGGGGCTTGGAGCAGGGACAGCAGGAACTGTATGGGGCCCTGGCTCAAGGCCTTCAGGGGCTCCAAAAGACCCTGCGTGACAGCGAGGAGGTGCAGAGGGCCCGCACCACACGCTGCCTACAGCTGCTGGCCCAGGAGATCCGGGACAG GCTGCACTATCCCCTCAGCAAGAAGTTCCTGTGGGAGGAGCTGGAGCTGGTGCGGGAGGAGGTGACCTTCATCTATCAGAAGCTCC agGCTCAGGAGGAGGAGATCACAGAGAACCTGATGAACATCCAGAAGATGCAGAAGACACAGGTGAAGTGCCGCAAG GTCCTGACCAAGATGAAGCAGCAGGGGTATGAGACATCCAACTGGCCGGAGACTGAGGAGATGCCACCAGGAGGCAGTGGCTCCTGGAGGGATGACCTCCAAAAGGAACTGAGTGACATATG GCTACAAGGGGCACCGAAGCTTGTGTCCTCAGCTCCCCTCGTGGGACTCAGACTCAGACTCAGACCAGGACCCATCCCAACCACCGTTCAACAAGAGCCGCTCCTTCCCACCTG CCTGAGCAGCGGGGACTGCTCTCCCTGA
- the CCDC159 gene encoding coiled-coil domain-containing protein 159 isoform X13, producing MSRWYVKPLETNSSKTKVKSTMMIPDSQKLLRCELESLKSQLQAQTKAFEFLNHSVTMLEKESCLQQIKIQQLEEVLSPMSRLTEKEGHKWGLEQGQQELYGALAQGLQGLQKTLRDSEEVQRARTTRCLQLLAQEIRDRLHYPLSKKFLWEELELVREEVTFIYQKLQAQEEEITENLMNIQKMQKTQVKCRKVLTKMKQQGYETSNWPETEEMPPGGSGSWRDDLQKELSDIWSAVHLLQNSFDGFTMSTGGCPRASNLRGYKGHRSLCPQLPSWDSDSDSDQDPSQPPFNKSRSFPPA from the exons atgagcaggtggtaTGTG AAGCCCTTGGAGACCAACTCTTCCAAAACCAAAG TTAAGTCCACCATGATGATTCCTGACTCCCAGAAGCTCCTGCGATGCGAACTGGAGTCACTTAAGAGCCAGCTACAGGCCCAGACCAAG GCTTTTGAGTTCCTAAACCACTCAGTGACCATGTTGGAGAAGGAGAGTTGCCTGCAGCAAATCAAGATCCAACAGCTTGAAG AGGTGCTGAGCCCTATGAGCCGCCTCACAGAGAAGGAGGGACACAAGTGGGGCTTGGAGCAGGGACAGCAGGAACTGTATGGGGCCCTGGCTCAAGGCCTTCAGGGGCTCCAAAAGACCCTGCGTGACAGCGAGGAGGTGCAGAGGGCCCGCACCACACGCTGCCTACAGCTGCTGGCCCAGGAGATCCGGGACAG GCTGCACTATCCCCTCAGCAAGAAGTTCCTGTGGGAGGAGCTGGAGCTGGTGCGGGAGGAGGTGACCTTCATCTATCAGAAGCTCC agGCTCAGGAGGAGGAGATCACAGAGAACCTGATGAACATCCAGAAGATGCAGAAGACACAGGTGAAGTGCCGCAAG GTCCTGACCAAGATGAAGCAGCAGGGGTATGAGACATCCAACTGGCCGGAGACTGAGGAGATGCCACCAGGAGGCAGTGGCTCCTGGAGGGATGACCTCCAAAAGGAACTGAGTGACATATG GTCCGCTGTACACTTGCTGCAGAACTCCTTTGATGGCTTCACCATGTCCACAGggggctgccccagggcctcGAACCTCAGGG GCTACAAGGGGCACCGAAGCTTGTGTCCTCAGCTCCCCTCGTGGGACTCAGACTCAGACTCAGACCAGGACCCATCCCAACCACCGTTCAACAAGAGCCGCTCCTTCCCACCTG CCTGA
- the CCDC159 gene encoding coiled-coil domain-containing protein 159 isoform X14, whose protein sequence is MMIPDSQKLLRCELESLKSQLQAQTKAFEFLNHSVTMLEKESCLQQIKIQQLEEVLSPMSRLTEKEGHKWGLEQGQQELYGALAQGLQGLQKTLRDSEEVQRARTTRCLQLLAQEIRDRLHYPLSKKFLWEELELVREEVTFIYQKLQAQEEEITENLMNIQKMQKTQVKCRKVLTKMKQQGYETSNWPETEEMPPGGSGSWRDDLQKELSDIWSAVHLLQNSFDGFTMSTGGCPRASNLRGYKGHRSLCPQLPSWDSDSDSDQDPSQPPFNKSRSFPPA, encoded by the exons ATGATGATTCCTGACTCCCAGAAGCTCCTGCGATGCGAACTGGAGTCACTTAAGAGCCAGCTACAGGCCCAGACCAAG GCTTTTGAGTTCCTAAACCACTCAGTGACCATGTTGGAGAAGGAGAGTTGCCTGCAGCAAATCAAGATCCAACAGCTTGAAG AGGTGCTGAGCCCTATGAGCCGCCTCACAGAGAAGGAGGGACACAAGTGGGGCTTGGAGCAGGGACAGCAGGAACTGTATGGGGCCCTGGCTCAAGGCCTTCAGGGGCTCCAAAAGACCCTGCGTGACAGCGAGGAGGTGCAGAGGGCCCGCACCACACGCTGCCTACAGCTGCTGGCCCAGGAGATCCGGGACAG GCTGCACTATCCCCTCAGCAAGAAGTTCCTGTGGGAGGAGCTGGAGCTGGTGCGGGAGGAGGTGACCTTCATCTATCAGAAGCTCC agGCTCAGGAGGAGGAGATCACAGAGAACCTGATGAACATCCAGAAGATGCAGAAGACACAGGTGAAGTGCCGCAAG GTCCTGACCAAGATGAAGCAGCAGGGGTATGAGACATCCAACTGGCCGGAGACTGAGGAGATGCCACCAGGAGGCAGTGGCTCCTGGAGGGATGACCTCCAAAAGGAACTGAGTGACATATG GTCCGCTGTACACTTGCTGCAGAACTCCTTTGATGGCTTCACCATGTCCACAGggggctgccccagggcctcGAACCTCAGGG GCTACAAGGGGCACCGAAGCTTGTGTCCTCAGCTCCCCTCGTGGGACTCAGACTCAGACTCAGACCAGGACCCATCCCAACCACCGTTCAACAAGAGCCGCTCCTTCCCACCTG CCTGA
- the CCDC159 gene encoding coiled-coil domain-containing protein 159 isoform X8, which yields MSRWYVDPDYSLPCCCSSPLPSNVCLPAHRKGDKYWGSSSDKTLDYTIHWSRTPEPEILGPAPENTVPGIDWRLERDLEPQLSGSPIIQNPDSQEQCNDQDLLKRHQNIAKKPLETNSSKTKVKSTMMIPDSQKLLRCELESLKSQLQAQTKAFEFLNHSVTMLEKESCLQQIKIQQLEEVLSPMSRLTEKEGHKWGLEQGQQELYGALAQGLQGLQKTLRDSEEVQRARTTRCLQLLAQEIRDRLHYPLSKKFLWEELELVREEVTFIYQKLQAQEEEITENLMNIQKMQKTQVKCRKVLTKMKQQGYETSNWPETEEMPPGGSGSWRDDLQKELSDIWSAVHLLQNSFDGFTMSTGGCPRASNLRGYKGHRSLCPQLPSWDSDSDSDQDPSQPPFNKSRSFPPA from the exons atgagcaggtggtaTGTG gaccctgactaCTCTCTGCCCTGCTGCTGCTCATCTCCCTTGCCCTCCAACGTGTGTTTGCCTGCTCACAGGAAGGGTGACAAGTACTGGG GCTCTTCCTCAGACAAGACCTTGGATTATACGATTCACTGGTCCAGGACCCCAGAGCCAGAGATCTTGGGGCCAGCTCCTGAGAACACAGTGCCGGGTATAGACTGGAGGCTAGAGAGAGACTTGGAGCCTCAGTTGTCTGGGTCTCCCATCATCCAAAACCCAGACTCACAGGAACAGTGTAATGACCAGGACCTTCTGAAGAGGCATCAAAACATCGCTAAG AAGCCCTTGGAGACCAACTCTTCCAAAACCAAAG TTAAGTCCACCATGATGATTCCTGACTCCCAGAAGCTCCTGCGATGCGAACTGGAGTCACTTAAGAGCCAGCTACAGGCCCAGACCAAG GCTTTTGAGTTCCTAAACCACTCAGTGACCATGTTGGAGAAGGAGAGTTGCCTGCAGCAAATCAAGATCCAACAGCTTGAAG AGGTGCTGAGCCCTATGAGCCGCCTCACAGAGAAGGAGGGACACAAGTGGGGCTTGGAGCAGGGACAGCAGGAACTGTATGGGGCCCTGGCTCAAGGCCTTCAGGGGCTCCAAAAGACCCTGCGTGACAGCGAGGAGGTGCAGAGGGCCCGCACCACACGCTGCCTACAGCTGCTGGCCCAGGAGATCCGGGACAG GCTGCACTATCCCCTCAGCAAGAAGTTCCTGTGGGAGGAGCTGGAGCTGGTGCGGGAGGAGGTGACCTTCATCTATCAGAAGCTCC agGCTCAGGAGGAGGAGATCACAGAGAACCTGATGAACATCCAGAAGATGCAGAAGACACAGGTGAAGTGCCGCAAG GTCCTGACCAAGATGAAGCAGCAGGGGTATGAGACATCCAACTGGCCGGAGACTGAGGAGATGCCACCAGGAGGCAGTGGCTCCTGGAGGGATGACCTCCAAAAGGAACTGAGTGACATATG GTCCGCTGTACACTTGCTGCAGAACTCCTTTGATGGCTTCACCATGTCCACAGggggctgccccagggcctcGAACCTCAGGG GCTACAAGGGGCACCGAAGCTTGTGTCCTCAGCTCCCCTCGTGGGACTCAGACTCAGACTCAGACCAGGACCCATCCCAACCACCGTTCAACAAGAGCCGCTCCTTCCCACCTG CCTGA
- the CCDC159 gene encoding coiled-coil domain-containing protein 159 isoform X11, giving the protein MRWCPHGIKFQRHSWGLASRSLRGEHEQKPLETNSSKTKVKSTMMIPDSQKLLRCELESLKSQLQAQTKAFEFLNHSVTMLEKESCLQQIKIQQLEEVLSPMSRLTEKEGHKWGLEQGQQELYGALAQGLQGLQKTLRDSEEVQRARTTRCLQLLAQEIRDRLHYPLSKKFLWEELELVREEVTFIYQKLQAQEEEITENLMNIQKMQKTQVKCRKVLTKMKQQGYETSNWPETEEMPPGGSGSWRDDLQKELSDIWSAVHLLQNSFDGFTMSTGGCPRASNLRGYKGHRSLCPQLPSWDSDSDSDQDPSQPPFNKSRSFPPA; this is encoded by the exons ATGCGATGGTGTCCCCACGGGATCAAATTTCAGCGTCACAGCTGGGGACTGGCATCGCGGTCCCTGaggggagagcatgagcag AAGCCCTTGGAGACCAACTCTTCCAAAACCAAAG TTAAGTCCACCATGATGATTCCTGACTCCCAGAAGCTCCTGCGATGCGAACTGGAGTCACTTAAGAGCCAGCTACAGGCCCAGACCAAG GCTTTTGAGTTCCTAAACCACTCAGTGACCATGTTGGAGAAGGAGAGTTGCCTGCAGCAAATCAAGATCCAACAGCTTGAAG AGGTGCTGAGCCCTATGAGCCGCCTCACAGAGAAGGAGGGACACAAGTGGGGCTTGGAGCAGGGACAGCAGGAACTGTATGGGGCCCTGGCTCAAGGCCTTCAGGGGCTCCAAAAGACCCTGCGTGACAGCGAGGAGGTGCAGAGGGCCCGCACCACACGCTGCCTACAGCTGCTGGCCCAGGAGATCCGGGACAG GCTGCACTATCCCCTCAGCAAGAAGTTCCTGTGGGAGGAGCTGGAGCTGGTGCGGGAGGAGGTGACCTTCATCTATCAGAAGCTCC agGCTCAGGAGGAGGAGATCACAGAGAACCTGATGAACATCCAGAAGATGCAGAAGACACAGGTGAAGTGCCGCAAG GTCCTGACCAAGATGAAGCAGCAGGGGTATGAGACATCCAACTGGCCGGAGACTGAGGAGATGCCACCAGGAGGCAGTGGCTCCTGGAGGGATGACCTCCAAAAGGAACTGAGTGACATATG GTCCGCTGTACACTTGCTGCAGAACTCCTTTGATGGCTTCACCATGTCCACAGggggctgccccagggcctcGAACCTCAGGG GCTACAAGGGGCACCGAAGCTTGTGTCCTCAGCTCCCCTCGTGGGACTCAGACTCAGACTCAGACCAGGACCCATCCCAACCACCGTTCAACAAGAGCCGCTCCTTCCCACCTG CCTGA
- the CCDC159 gene encoding coiled-coil domain-containing protein 159 isoform X9 produces MRWCPHGIKFQRHSWGLASRSLRGEHEQVDPDYSLPCCCSSPLPSNVCLPAHRKGDKYWGSSSDKTLDYTIHWSRTPEPEILGPAPENTVPGIDWRLERDLEPQLSGSPIIQNPDSQEQCNDQDLLKRHQNIAKKPLETNSSKTKVKSTMMIPDSQKLLRCELESLKSQLQAQTKAFEFLNHSVTMLEKESCLQQIKIQQLEEAQEEEITENLMNIQKMQKTQVKCRKVLTKMKQQGYETSNWPETEEMPPGGSGSWRDDLQKELSDIWSAVHLLQNSFDGFTMSTGGCPRASNLRGYKGHRSLCPQLPSWDSDSDSDQDPSQPPFNKSRSFPPA; encoded by the exons ATGCGATGGTGTCCCCACGGGATCAAATTTCAGCGTCACAGCTGGGGACTGGCATCGCGGTCCCTGaggggagagcatgagcaggtg gaccctgactaCTCTCTGCCCTGCTGCTGCTCATCTCCCTTGCCCTCCAACGTGTGTTTGCCTGCTCACAGGAAGGGTGACAAGTACTGGG GCTCTTCCTCAGACAAGACCTTGGATTATACGATTCACTGGTCCAGGACCCCAGAGCCAGAGATCTTGGGGCCAGCTCCTGAGAACACAGTGCCGGGTATAGACTGGAGGCTAGAGAGAGACTTGGAGCCTCAGTTGTCTGGGTCTCCCATCATCCAAAACCCAGACTCACAGGAACAGTGTAATGACCAGGACCTTCTGAAGAGGCATCAAAACATCGCTAAG AAGCCCTTGGAGACCAACTCTTCCAAAACCAAAG TTAAGTCCACCATGATGATTCCTGACTCCCAGAAGCTCCTGCGATGCGAACTGGAGTCACTTAAGAGCCAGCTACAGGCCCAGACCAAG GCTTTTGAGTTCCTAAACCACTCAGTGACCATGTTGGAGAAGGAGAGTTGCCTGCAGCAAATCAAGATCCAACAGCTTGAAG agGCTCAGGAGGAGGAGATCACAGAGAACCTGATGAACATCCAGAAGATGCAGAAGACACAGGTGAAGTGCCGCAAG GTCCTGACCAAGATGAAGCAGCAGGGGTATGAGACATCCAACTGGCCGGAGACTGAGGAGATGCCACCAGGAGGCAGTGGCTCCTGGAGGGATGACCTCCAAAAGGAACTGAGTGACATATG GTCCGCTGTACACTTGCTGCAGAACTCCTTTGATGGCTTCACCATGTCCACAGggggctgccccagggcctcGAACCTCAGGG GCTACAAGGGGCACCGAAGCTTGTGTCCTCAGCTCCCCTCGTGGGACTCAGACTCAGACTCAGACCAGGACCCATCCCAACCACCGTTCAACAAGAGCCGCTCCTTCCCACCTG CCTGA
- the CCDC159 gene encoding coiled-coil domain-containing protein 159 isoform X6: MRWCPHGIKFQRHSWGLASRSLRGEHEQVDPDYSLPCCCSSPLPSNVCLPAHRKGDKYWGSSSDKTLDYTIHWSRTPEPEILGPAPENTVPGIDWRLERDLEPQLSGSPIIQNPDSQEQCNDQDLLKRHQNIAKKPLETNSSKTKVKSTMMIPDSQKLLRCELESLKSQLQAQTKAFEFLNHSVTMLEKESCLQQIKIQQLEEVLSPMSRLTEKEGHKWGLEQGQQELYGALAQGLQGLQKTLRDSEEVQRARTTRCLQLLAQEIRDSSGPPESPPPTEAQEEEITENLMNIQKMQKTQVKCRKVLTKMKQQGYETSNWPETEEMPPGGSGSWRDDLQKELSDIWSAVHLLQNSFDGFTMSTGGCPRASNLRGYKGHRSLCPQLPSWDSDSDSDQDPSQPPFNKSRSFPPA, encoded by the exons ATGCGATGGTGTCCCCACGGGATCAAATTTCAGCGTCACAGCTGGGGACTGGCATCGCGGTCCCTGaggggagagcatgagcaggtg gaccctgactaCTCTCTGCCCTGCTGCTGCTCATCTCCCTTGCCCTCCAACGTGTGTTTGCCTGCTCACAGGAAGGGTGACAAGTACTGGG GCTCTTCCTCAGACAAGACCTTGGATTATACGATTCACTGGTCCAGGACCCCAGAGCCAGAGATCTTGGGGCCAGCTCCTGAGAACACAGTGCCGGGTATAGACTGGAGGCTAGAGAGAGACTTGGAGCCTCAGTTGTCTGGGTCTCCCATCATCCAAAACCCAGACTCACAGGAACAGTGTAATGACCAGGACCTTCTGAAGAGGCATCAAAACATCGCTAAG AAGCCCTTGGAGACCAACTCTTCCAAAACCAAAG TTAAGTCCACCATGATGATTCCTGACTCCCAGAAGCTCCTGCGATGCGAACTGGAGTCACTTAAGAGCCAGCTACAGGCCCAGACCAAG GCTTTTGAGTTCCTAAACCACTCAGTGACCATGTTGGAGAAGGAGAGTTGCCTGCAGCAAATCAAGATCCAACAGCTTGAAG AGGTGCTGAGCCCTATGAGCCGCCTCACAGAGAAGGAGGGACACAAGTGGGGCTTGGAGCAGGGACAGCAGGAACTGTATGGGGCCCTGGCTCAAGGCCTTCAGGGGCTCCAAAAGACCCTGCGTGACAGCGAGGAGGTGCAGAGGGCCCGCACCACACGCTGCCTACAGCTGCTGGCCCAGGAGATCCGGGACAG CTCTGGCCCCCCTgagtcccctccccccacagagGCTCAGGAGGAGGAGATCACAGAGAACCTGATGAACATCCAGAAGATGCAGAAGACACAGGTGAAGTGCCGCAAG GTCCTGACCAAGATGAAGCAGCAGGGGTATGAGACATCCAACTGGCCGGAGACTGAGGAGATGCCACCAGGAGGCAGTGGCTCCTGGAGGGATGACCTCCAAAAGGAACTGAGTGACATATG GTCCGCTGTACACTTGCTGCAGAACTCCTTTGATGGCTTCACCATGTCCACAGggggctgccccagggcctcGAACCTCAGGG GCTACAAGGGGCACCGAAGCTTGTGTCCTCAGCTCCCCTCGTGGGACTCAGACTCAGACTCAGACCAGGACCCATCCCAACCACCGTTCAACAAGAGCCGCTCCTTCCCACCTG CCTGA
- the CCDC159 gene encoding coiled-coil domain-containing protein 159 isoform X5, whose translation MCDPLLAGLPQDPDYSLPCCCSSPLPSNVCLPAHRKGDKYWGSSSDKTLDYTIHWSRTPEPEILGPAPENTVPGIDWRLERDLEPQLSGSPIIQNPDSQEQCNDQDLLKRHQNIAKKPLETNSSKTKVKSTMMIPDSQKLLRCELESLKSQLQAQTKAFEFLNHSVTMLEKESCLQQIKIQQLEEVLSPMSRLTEKEGHKWGLEQGQQELYGALAQGLQGLQKTLRDSEEVQRARTTRCLQLLAQEIRDRLHYPLSKKFLWEELELVREEVTFIYQKLQAQEEEITENLMNIQKMQKTQVKCRKVLTKMKQQGYETSNWPETEEMPPGGSGSWRDDLQKELSDIWSAVHLLQNSFDGFTMSTGGCPRASNLRGYKGHRSLCPQLPSWDSDSDSDQDPSQPPFNKSRSFPPA comes from the exons aTGTG CGACCCTCTTCTGGCTGgcctaccccaggaccctgactaCTCTCTGCCCTGCTGCTGCTCATCTCCCTTGCCCTCCAACGTGTGTTTGCCTGCTCACAGGAAGGGTGACAAGTACTGGG GCTCTTCCTCAGACAAGACCTTGGATTATACGATTCACTGGTCCAGGACCCCAGAGCCAGAGATCTTGGGGCCAGCTCCTGAGAACACAGTGCCGGGTATAGACTGGAGGCTAGAGAGAGACTTGGAGCCTCAGTTGTCTGGGTCTCCCATCATCCAAAACCCAGACTCACAGGAACAGTGTAATGACCAGGACCTTCTGAAGAGGCATCAAAACATCGCTAAG AAGCCCTTGGAGACCAACTCTTCCAAAACCAAAG TTAAGTCCACCATGATGATTCCTGACTCCCAGAAGCTCCTGCGATGCGAACTGGAGTCACTTAAGAGCCAGCTACAGGCCCAGACCAAG GCTTTTGAGTTCCTAAACCACTCAGTGACCATGTTGGAGAAGGAGAGTTGCCTGCAGCAAATCAAGATCCAACAGCTTGAAG AGGTGCTGAGCCCTATGAGCCGCCTCACAGAGAAGGAGGGACACAAGTGGGGCTTGGAGCAGGGACAGCAGGAACTGTATGGGGCCCTGGCTCAAGGCCTTCAGGGGCTCCAAAAGACCCTGCGTGACAGCGAGGAGGTGCAGAGGGCCCGCACCACACGCTGCCTACAGCTGCTGGCCCAGGAGATCCGGGACAG GCTGCACTATCCCCTCAGCAAGAAGTTCCTGTGGGAGGAGCTGGAGCTGGTGCGGGAGGAGGTGACCTTCATCTATCAGAAGCTCC agGCTCAGGAGGAGGAGATCACAGAGAACCTGATGAACATCCAGAAGATGCAGAAGACACAGGTGAAGTGCCGCAAG GTCCTGACCAAGATGAAGCAGCAGGGGTATGAGACATCCAACTGGCCGGAGACTGAGGAGATGCCACCAGGAGGCAGTGGCTCCTGGAGGGATGACCTCCAAAAGGAACTGAGTGACATATG GTCCGCTGTACACTTGCTGCAGAACTCCTTTGATGGCTTCACCATGTCCACAGggggctgccccagggcctcGAACCTCAGGG GCTACAAGGGGCACCGAAGCTTGTGTCCTCAGCTCCCCTCGTGGGACTCAGACTCAGACTCAGACCAGGACCCATCCCAACCACCGTTCAACAAGAGCCGCTCCTTCCCACCTG CCTGA
- the CCDC159 gene encoding coiled-coil domain-containing protein 159 isoform X1 yields MRWCPHGIKFQRHSWGLASRSLRGEHEQVDPDYSLPCCCSSPLPSNVCLPAHRKGDKYWGSSSDKTLDYTIHWSRTPEPEILGPAPENTVPGIDWRLERDLEPQLSGSPIIQNPDSQEQCNDQDLLKRHQNIAKKPLETNSSKTKVKSTMMIPDSQKLLRCELESLKSQLQAQTKAFEFLNHSVTMLEKESCLQQIKIQQLEEVLSPMSRLTEKEGHKWGLEQGQQELYGALAQGLQGLQKTLRDSEEVQRARTTRCLQLLAQEIRDRLHYPLSKKFLWEELELVREEVTFIYQKLQAQEEEITENLMNIQKMQKTQVKCRKVLTKMKQQGYETSNWPETEEMPPGGSGSWRDDLQKELSDIWSAVHLLQNSFDGFTMSTGGCPRASNLRGYKGHRSLCPQLPSWDSDSDSDQDPSQPPFNKSRSFPPA; encoded by the exons ATGCGATGGTGTCCCCACGGGATCAAATTTCAGCGTCACAGCTGGGGACTGGCATCGCGGTCCCTGaggggagagcatgagcaggtg gaccctgactaCTCTCTGCCCTGCTGCTGCTCATCTCCCTTGCCCTCCAACGTGTGTTTGCCTGCTCACAGGAAGGGTGACAAGTACTGGG GCTCTTCCTCAGACAAGACCTTGGATTATACGATTCACTGGTCCAGGACCCCAGAGCCAGAGATCTTGGGGCCAGCTCCTGAGAACACAGTGCCGGGTATAGACTGGAGGCTAGAGAGAGACTTGGAGCCTCAGTTGTCTGGGTCTCCCATCATCCAAAACCCAGACTCACAGGAACAGTGTAATGACCAGGACCTTCTGAAGAGGCATCAAAACATCGCTAAG AAGCCCTTGGAGACCAACTCTTCCAAAACCAAAG TTAAGTCCACCATGATGATTCCTGACTCCCAGAAGCTCCTGCGATGCGAACTGGAGTCACTTAAGAGCCAGCTACAGGCCCAGACCAAG GCTTTTGAGTTCCTAAACCACTCAGTGACCATGTTGGAGAAGGAGAGTTGCCTGCAGCAAATCAAGATCCAACAGCTTGAAG AGGTGCTGAGCCCTATGAGCCGCCTCACAGAGAAGGAGGGACACAAGTGGGGCTTGGAGCAGGGACAGCAGGAACTGTATGGGGCCCTGGCTCAAGGCCTTCAGGGGCTCCAAAAGACCCTGCGTGACAGCGAGGAGGTGCAGAGGGCCCGCACCACACGCTGCCTACAGCTGCTGGCCCAGGAGATCCGGGACAG GCTGCACTATCCCCTCAGCAAGAAGTTCCTGTGGGAGGAGCTGGAGCTGGTGCGGGAGGAGGTGACCTTCATCTATCAGAAGCTCC agGCTCAGGAGGAGGAGATCACAGAGAACCTGATGAACATCCAGAAGATGCAGAAGACACAGGTGAAGTGCCGCAAG GTCCTGACCAAGATGAAGCAGCAGGGGTATGAGACATCCAACTGGCCGGAGACTGAGGAGATGCCACCAGGAGGCAGTGGCTCCTGGAGGGATGACCTCCAAAAGGAACTGAGTGACATATG GTCCGCTGTACACTTGCTGCAGAACTCCTTTGATGGCTTCACCATGTCCACAGggggctgccccagggcctcGAACCTCAGGG GCTACAAGGGGCACCGAAGCTTGTGTCCTCAGCTCCCCTCGTGGGACTCAGACTCAGACTCAGACCAGGACCCATCCCAACCACCGTTCAACAAGAGCCGCTCCTTCCCACCTG CCTGA